The nucleotide sequence AGTTTCTTCTACGCCGTGATTCATCAGATGCGTCAGTACGGTTCCTGAAGTACCCACGGCATTTGCGCCGAGACAAAGGGCTTTAAATATGTCATAGGCATTGCGGATACCTCCGGAGGCTAGGATTTCCATAGAAGTGTCTGCTTCATTTGCTTCAAGCAATGAAGAGACTGTCGATTGCCCCCAGTCAGCTAAATAACTCAGTTCCCGCTTGGAGCGACGGGCGTTTTCGATCTGGGTGAAGCTTGTTCCGCTTCGACCGCTGATATCAACTGTATGAACTCCTAAAGCAGCTAGATCATTGAGCGTTTCTCTTGTCATGCCAAAACCGACTTCTTTTACGATGAGGGGGACGTCAATGGCTGTTTGAGTTTCTTGAATAAGTACTTTCCAATTGGTAAAATCACGGTCTCCCTCAGGCATAACCAACTCTTGAGGTGCATTCAAATGAATCTGTAAGGCATCTGCGTGAAACAATCGGATAGCTTCTTTGGCTCTTTCGACAGAAGTCCCTGCACCGATGTTGGCAATGATTTTCCCGTGAGGATATTCTTGTCGCATAATCGTATAAGTATCGGCTAAAGAAGGGACTTTCAAGGCAGCGCTGACTGAACCAGTGGCAATCATCAAATCTGCTTCTCTTGCGACGATTGCAAGATCTTGGTTGATTTTTTTTGTTTTTTCGCTTCCGCCAGTCATCGCATTGATATAAAATGGGCTGCTTAGTGTAAACCCAACTGCCTGTGTACTTAGATCGACATCAGAAACTGCTATTTGCGGCAAAGGGTTATGGATGATCCGTACGAAGTCAAATTCGTTTTTTTGTTTATCATGAAAGGCTTTAGCTAGTGAAACATGTTCGTCTTTTCGATTCATCGGTTTTCCTTTCTTTGATCGCTATAGACATGTAACGGCAGTGGAGTGATTTCTGCTTTTTCCCATGCACTCATTAAAGGAAGAATGCCAGATTTCTGGTCAACAATTACGATTCCGCAATCGCCCCCACCTGCACCAGAAGATTTTGCGGCTCCTTCATACTGTTCAGCTAAATTACACAATTTGTTCAAAGCAGGCGTTTCGATGACGACCCCAGTGATTGCAGATAAATCATGCAGTAATTGTCGGTTTTTTCGAATCATCTGTTGGATCAACGTTACATTATTTTCTTTAAACCCTTTGATCATTTCGTTGACACATTCTGTACTATTTTTTAAGAAAAGCTGATAAGCCACCATTTTATCTTCTCTCGAACGGTGAACTTGATCGACCAAATCAGAAGTAGAGGCAGGGCTACCCGTCCAACCAATCAATAAACGTAAATCTTCAGGAGCAATCAATGGCTCAATGGATAGACCTGGCCAATCCAGGGCAAGTAACTCACTGATAGAATGCTGAGTTTCTTGTTCTTGGAGCCAAGGATGGTCGAAGGTTGAGAAAGCGATCCAGCCACCATAACAGCTAGCAGCGATGTCGCCGCAGGAACCATTATCTTGAACTGCTAAATTGGCTAGTGCTGCAATCTTGAAAATCTCCAACTGAGATAAATTCAACGCGTAAAAAACATTCAAGGCTTTGACCGTTGCAACGGTCACGGCACCGCTAGAACCCAATCCATATTTCCGGCCATTTGAACTGTCTAACTCACTTGTTACTTTCAGATCATAAAAGGATAAAAGAATGTTTTTTTCTTGTGCATACTTTTCAGTCAAGCGAATAGCAGCAAGGATATAATGAAAAGGATTTTCCCGAATATCTAAAACTAATTCTCCGTTGCGTCTTGTCCAACGTACAGGCATCCCACTATATTGTGCAGATTGGATACTTCCGACTTTTCGTGCAGATTCTACAGTGACTGTCACGAATTGATCGACTGCAGCGATAACTGCTGGATGGCCTGTTTCAACAACTGCATATTCTCCGGCAATATAGAGTTTGCCTGGTGCAGATACTTCAATCATAAAAATCTCCCTTTATTCAATAATCGCAATTCCTGGACCG is from Enterococcus faecium and encodes:
- the fni gene encoding type 2 isopentenyl-diphosphate Delta-isomerase; the protein is MNRKDEHVSLAKAFHDKQKNEFDFVRIIHNPLPQIAVSDVDLSTQAVGFTLSSPFYINAMTGGSEKTKKINQDLAIVAREADLMIATGSVSAALKVPSLADTYTIMRQEYPHGKIIANIGAGTSVERAKEAIRLFHADALQIHLNAPQELVMPEGDRDFTNWKVLIQETQTAIDVPLIVKEVGFGMTRETLNDLAALGVHTVDISGRSGTSFTQIENARRSKRELSYLADWGQSTVSSLLEANEADTSMEILASGGIRNAYDIFKALCLGANAVGTSGTVLTHLMNHGVEETIILMKQWQEELRLLYTMVGATNTAALHQQSLIFSGPVKDWCEARGIDLVKYGRRTEKSVGQK
- a CDS encoding phosphomevalonate kinase, with amino-acid sequence MIEVSAPGKLYIAGEYAVVETGHPAVIAAVDQFVTVTVESARKVGSIQSAQYSGMPVRWTRRNGELVLDIRENPFHYILAAIRLTEKYAQEKNILLSFYDLKVTSELDSSNGRKYGLGSSGAVTVATVKALNVFYALNLSQLEIFKIAALANLAVQDNGSCGDIAASCYGGWIAFSTFDHPWLQEQETQHSISELLALDWPGLSIEPLIAPEDLRLLIGWTGSPASTSDLVDQVHRSREDKMVAYQLFLKNSTECVNEMIKGFKENNVTLIQQMIRKNRQLLHDLSAITGVVIETPALNKLCNLAEQYEGAAKSSGAGGGDCGIVIVDQKSGILPLMSAWEKAEITPLPLHVYSDQRKENR